From Tepidisphaeraceae bacterium, a single genomic window includes:
- a CDS encoding GNAT family protein: protein MNGSLDQPLGEPVPDWAPPPSPQHRELTGRYCRLMPLSFAEHADALYEAYSADAEGRLWTYLPYGPFADRPAFDAWLQASAASQGDPLFFTIIDHATQRPGGVCSYLRITPAAGSIEIGHLAYAPRLQRTTAATEAMFLLMRHAFELGYRRYEWKCNALNAPSRYAAERLGFQFEGIFRQAAVVKGRNRDTAWYSIIDQEWPALHRAFIQWLSPANFDADGRQRRSLTALRDETVAG from the coding sequence ATGAACGGTTCACTTGACCAGCCACTGGGTGAGCCCGTGCCCGATTGGGCACCGCCCCCGTCGCCGCAGCATCGGGAACTTACTGGACGCTACTGCCGGCTCATGCCGCTGAGCTTCGCCGAGCATGCGGACGCGCTGTACGAGGCGTACTCGGCCGACGCGGAAGGCCGCCTGTGGACGTACCTGCCCTACGGCCCATTCGCCGATCGGCCGGCCTTCGACGCGTGGCTGCAGGCGAGCGCCGCCAGTCAGGGCGACCCGCTCTTCTTCACGATCATCGATCATGCAACCCAGCGGCCGGGTGGTGTCTGCAGCTACCTGCGCATCACGCCGGCGGCCGGGTCGATCGAGATTGGCCACCTCGCGTATGCCCCGCGGCTGCAGCGGACGACCGCGGCGACCGAGGCGATGTTCCTGCTCATGCGGCACGCGTTTGAGCTGGGGTATCGCCGGTACGAGTGGAAGTGCAACGCGCTGAACGCACCCTCGCGCTACGCCGCCGAACGGCTTGGCTTCCAGTTCGAAGGCATCTTCCGCCAGGCGGCCGTGGTGAAAGGCCGCAATCGCGATACAGCTTGGTACTCGATCATCGACCAGGAATGGCCAGCCTTACATCGGGCGTTTATCCAGTGGCTTTCGCCGGCAAACTTCGATGCGGATGGGCGACAGCGGCGATCGTTGACGGCACTTCGCGATGAGACGGTAGCGGGGTAG
- a CDS encoding UdgX family uracil-DNA binding protein (This protein belongs to the uracil DNA glycosylase superfamily, members of which act in excision repair of DNA. However, it belongs more specifically to UdgX branch, whose founding member was found to bind uracil in DNA (where it does not belong), without cleaving it, appears to promote DNA repair by a pathway involving RecA, rather than base excision.) — MQHVILQGPDFAQWRAQARRLLESQTPPDQVIWSNGDVLFESPPEPASDPNRIPVATVPPAFLAMAQRVAFHRDLEKWPLLYRALWRLTHGEPHLLQVMIDDDVAQLAAMDKAVSRDVHKMHAFVRFRKLQDGATGDDHYVAWHRPDHPIVRHVAGFFRERFGVQRWTILTPDESVSWDRQSLTFGPGVPHRLAPQPDEVEGMWKTYYASIFNPARVKVRAMKKEMPVRHWATLPEAELIDDLLRQAPSRVEEMVRKAKATNAAREQASLLPGMTERAGTKRAATASTAAADSAACANTGTAKPFIPQTLKLPVLAKAAQACKGCDLYCNATQAVFGEGPAEAQIVMVGEQPGDSEDIQGRPFVGPAGQLLDDVMERVGLPRDLVYVTNAVKHFKFEPRGKRRIHAKPSAREVAACRPWLEAELGLIKPKMLVCLGATAAQSLLGRDFRITQSRGQVMKSPWADWTVATLHPSALLRIPDPDLRARNMADFERDLRSVAEQLKRLQRA, encoded by the coding sequence ATGCAGCACGTCATCCTCCAAGGTCCCGACTTCGCGCAATGGCGTGCGCAGGCACGCCGGTTGCTCGAAAGTCAGACGCCGCCGGACCAGGTCATCTGGTCGAACGGCGACGTGCTCTTTGAAAGTCCGCCCGAGCCGGCCAGCGATCCCAACCGTATCCCCGTTGCCACCGTGCCGCCCGCGTTTCTGGCGATGGCGCAGCGCGTCGCGTTTCACCGTGATCTGGAAAAATGGCCGTTGTTGTATCGCGCGCTCTGGCGACTAACGCACGGCGAGCCACACCTGCTGCAGGTGATGATCGACGACGACGTCGCCCAACTGGCCGCGATGGACAAGGCCGTCTCGCGTGACGTGCACAAGATGCACGCGTTCGTGCGCTTCCGAAAATTGCAGGACGGCGCGACCGGCGACGATCACTACGTCGCCTGGCATCGGCCGGACCACCCGATCGTTCGCCATGTCGCGGGGTTCTTCCGCGAGCGGTTCGGTGTGCAGCGGTGGACGATCTTGACGCCGGATGAATCGGTGTCGTGGGACCGGCAGTCCTTGACCTTCGGTCCCGGCGTGCCGCATCGGTTGGCGCCGCAGCCGGACGAGGTCGAGGGGATGTGGAAGACGTATTACGCCTCCATCTTCAACCCGGCACGCGTGAAGGTGCGGGCGATGAAGAAGGAGATGCCCGTGCGGCACTGGGCAACGCTGCCCGAGGCCGAGCTGATCGACGACCTGCTTCGCCAGGCCCCCAGCCGAGTGGAGGAAATGGTGCGAAAGGCAAAAGCAACGAACGCCGCCCGTGAACAGGCAAGCCTGCTGCCCGGCATGACCGAGCGCGCGGGAACGAAACGCGCGGCGACGGCATCCACCGCCGCCGCCGATAGTGCAGCGTGTGCCAACACCGGCACCGCCAAACCGTTCATCCCGCAGACGCTGAAGCTGCCGGTGCTCGCCAAGGCCGCGCAGGCCTGCAAGGGGTGCGACCTTTACTGCAATGCCACGCAGGCGGTGTTCGGCGAAGGACCGGCGGAGGCGCAGATCGTGATGGTCGGCGAGCAGCCGGGGGACTCGGAAGACATACAGGGTCGGCCGTTCGTTGGCCCGGCGGGGCAGTTGCTGGACGACGTGATGGAACGCGTCGGCCTGCCGCGCGATCTGGTGTACGTCACCAACGCCGTTAAGCACTTCAAGTTCGAACCACGCGGCAAGCGCCGCATCCACGCCAAACCCTCCGCCCGCGAGGTCGCCGCGTGCCGGCCGTGGCTGGAGGCGGAACTGGGGCTGATCAAACCGAAGATGCTCGTCTGCCTCGGCGCCACCGCCGCCCAATCGCTGCTCGGCCGCGACTTTCGCATCACGCAATCGCGCGGCCAAGTGATGAAGAGCCCCTGGGCCGACTGGACCGTCGCGACGCTGCACCCGTCGGCGCTGCTGCGGATTCCGGACCCCGATTTGCGCGCACGCAATATGGCCGATTTCGAAAGGGACCTGCGATCGGTGGCGGAGCAGTTAAAGCGACTGCAGCGGGCTTAA
- a CDS encoding putative DNA modification/repair radical SAM protein, which translates to MELRKKLNVLADAAKYDASCASSGSRRKGNDKGLGGTNKIGICHSYTPDGRCVSLLKILLTNYCIYDCQYCINRVTSDVPRARFTPEEVVWLTLEFYRRNYIEGLFLSSGIIRSADYTMDQLIAVAQQLREVHHYNGYIHLKAVPGASEEAMAQAGRFADRLSANVELPTDADLAELTPEKTMAIVNQTMAQIRQRIDISKAERADSYAAPKYAPAGQSTQMIVGATASSDAAILTTASTLYTKQKLRRVYYSAFSPIQHSDTRLPGQSPPLVREHRLYQADWLMRFYGFSASELTSSDQPNLDLTLDPKLAWALRHRDFFPIDINKAPKAALLRVPGIGARNVGRILTIRRHHKLTLADLAKLRISLSKTRPFVIAADSNPDALRIDRSDLERRVTAVDPQMELFGAATSAVTGEV; encoded by the coding sequence ATGGAGTTGCGTAAAAAGCTGAACGTGCTCGCCGACGCCGCCAAGTACGATGCGTCGTGCGCCTCGTCGGGCAGTCGGCGGAAGGGGAACGACAAGGGGCTGGGGGGCACGAACAAAATCGGCATCTGTCACAGCTACACGCCCGATGGCCGGTGCGTGTCGCTGCTCAAGATTCTGCTGACCAACTACTGCATTTACGATTGCCAGTACTGCATCAATCGGGTGACGAGCGACGTGCCGCGGGCCCGGTTTACGCCGGAGGAAGTGGTCTGGCTGACGCTCGAATTTTACCGCAGGAACTACATTGAGGGGCTGTTTCTCTCCAGCGGCATCATCCGGTCGGCCGACTACACGATGGACCAGTTGATCGCGGTGGCGCAGCAGCTGCGCGAGGTGCATCATTACAACGGTTACATCCACCTGAAGGCCGTGCCGGGCGCCAGCGAAGAGGCGATGGCTCAAGCAGGGCGGTTCGCCGACCGGTTGAGCGCCAACGTCGAGCTGCCGACGGATGCGGATTTGGCCGAGCTGACGCCGGAAAAGACGATGGCGATCGTCAATCAGACGATGGCGCAGATCCGCCAGCGCATCGACATCAGCAAGGCTGAGCGCGCGGACAGCTACGCGGCGCCGAAGTACGCCCCGGCCGGTCAAAGCACGCAGATGATCGTTGGCGCCACTGCCAGCAGTGATGCCGCGATTTTGACGACGGCGTCCACGCTTTACACGAAGCAGAAGCTGCGGCGGGTGTACTACTCGGCGTTCAGCCCAATCCAGCACAGTGACACCCGGCTGCCCGGGCAGTCACCGCCGCTCGTTCGCGAGCATCGCCTGTATCAGGCCGACTGGCTCATGCGGTTCTACGGCTTCAGCGCCAGCGAACTCACGTCATCTGACCAGCCCAACCTCGATCTGACGCTCGACCCCAAGCTAGCTTGGGCGCTGCGGCATCGCGACTTCTTCCCGATCGACATCAACAAGGCCCCGAAGGCGGCGCTGTTGCGCGTGCCGGGCATCGGCGCGCGCAACGTCGGCAGGATTTTGACGATCCGCCGGCACCACAAGCTGACGCTGGCGGACTTGGCAAAGCTGCGCATCAGCCTTTCCAAGACGCGACCGTTTGTCATCGCGGCCGACTCGAACCCTGACGCGCTTCGAATCGACCGGTCGGACCTGGAACGACGGGTGACCGCGGTCGACCCGCAGATGGAACTCTTCGGCGCCGCGACGTCGGCCGTGACGGGGGAGGTTTAA